tcctgttgagtttgtaggtgttcagaatggtttgatccctatccagctgaattcctgagaggagacgaaatccaggtctcctactcctcctccatcttgctccgcccccagaAATATGCAATTTTTATCAAAGATTTACCTGATccaaattatttctcacagtcctcaATTCCGCACCTACTGTTGCAAGACGAAGTTCAAGTTGTTGTTTCATTTCAACTTCTTTATTatactgctcttctttttctctgaattgcTCCctcattttttcatataatttatcagcatttcttcttttttctttttcttgtttgacgCTAAATCTGCAAATAa
This Neomonachus schauinslandi unplaced genomic scaffold, ASM220157v2 HiC_scaffold_2421, whole genome shotgun sequence DNA region includes the following protein-coding sequences:
- the LOC123323919 gene encoding ankyrin repeat domain-containing protein 26-like; amino-acid sequence: MENKVNGLQKELSETKELKLQLEHQKVKWEQELSDLRFSVKQEKEKRRNADKLYEKMREQFREKEEQYNKEVEMKQQLELRLATVGAELRTVRNNLDQVNL